The Zestosphaera sp. genome includes a window with the following:
- a CDS encoding winged helix-turn-helix transcriptional regulator, with amino-acid sequence MRTSLLNILTKIEGEVRCDELSELVGLSRSTTRRYMRELLDEGYVIERSRNVFILTDKGRAVRESLQRVLKNADDERAYVVTDPSTGTPLNLKIKSLRQLYAVIKYGLAPEDVIREHLRRGYISGWVRDVLEDEELARKLSVSDLDEVIRILRELTSLTEQALK; translated from the coding sequence GTGAGGACTTCGCTACTCAATATCTTGACTAAGATCGAGGGAGAAGTTAGGTGTGATGAGTTAAGCGAGTTGGTGGGACTTAGCAGGAGCACTACTAGGAGATACATGAGGGAATTACTTGACGAGGGCTACGTGATTGAGAGGTCCAGAAACGTATTCATATTGACTGATAAGGGGAGGGCGGTTAGGGAGTCGCTTCAGAGGGTCTTAAAGAATGCTGACGACGAGAGGGCTTACGTGGTAACCGATCCCAGCACGGGCACTCCACTAAACCTCAAGATTAAGAGTCTGAGGCAACTCTATGCGGTCATCAAGTACGGACTTGCTCCTGAGGATGTGATAAGGGAACACTTAAGGAGAGGGTATATCTCGGGTTGGGTTAGGGATGTGCTGGAAGATGAAGAGCTGGCCCGTAAATTGAGTGTTAGTGACTTGGACGAAGTGATTAGAATACTCAGGGAGTTAACTAGCCTAACTGAGCAAGCTCTAAAGTAG